The sequence below is a genomic window from Sceloporus undulatus isolate JIND9_A2432 ecotype Alabama chromosome 5, SceUnd_v1.1, whole genome shotgun sequence.
GCACCAGTCATCCCACTGACTATTCTACTTTCACATGCAAAGCAGTTCTGCCACATTCATGGAGAAAAAAACATTCTGCCCAGCAGAGTTTCCCCTCCttcctacatacacacacaatttaaagACACACTGCAAATTCTTCAGATGAAATTAAAATCCCATCCTTCCACCAAAGAGCAGTGTCTTGTTTTCCCATTTTGTGAGCCAGCGGTTCTGCATGCCCAGCTGCCAGCAACAGACTCTGCAAGAGACACAACTTATTCTTGGACTCAAAGAATTTAAATGATCCACATCAACTTCTCATACTTTTCCAAAAAGCagttcattttgcattttcagaAAAGAGTAGTCATTCAATAACTGGCCTTATCCACTAgctctgttttcctttctttttgctagattaaaaacattattttagtgCAGTCTTCTCCATCCTGGATTTCTGGACTACATCCCTTATTCATCTCAAGCTAGCACAGAAGCCACGCTGGCTGGAGATGATGGCGGTTGAGCTACCACATCAACAAAGAGGGAACTCCAGGCTGAGGAAGACTTGCCTTAAATTTGTAACATTCATGTAGAAGAACTATCATCCAAAAGCAAGGAAACTTTGTTACAGCTATCCCATCACAGTAGTTTTGAATACATTCAGTTCAGACCTACAGCAGGATCCACACAATGTACCTTAACTTGTATGTAATGCTATTAATACATTACTGTCTGGATATTCCACAAAAGAAATATTCAGTGTTGAAAAAGTTTGTTTTCACATTCTATATTGCCAAACAGCACAACCCCCTTTATTTTCAAAAGTGATTCAGTAGTTTTCCTATTGAAGTTTGGTTTCCATCTTTACATTTAAGGGATGCTGATCTTTCCATTGTTATTTGTTCCCTTGGCATGGGCTCTGCTTTAACACTTAGAAGTTCACTGTTGTCAGTGTTCCTTTTGATAATTCTAGCACTATTTGCTCTTTTCAGTGTGCTTCCACCATTTTCCTTTGGATTAGCATCATCAGAGGCTGCTGTTATTCTCATCCTTGGTAGCCTTTGAGACAAAGATCTTGTGAGGGTTGGAGTTTTGGAAGTAGAAGGCATATCCACTTTTGCACATTTTGAAGAAGAGGCCACTGTGTTTCTTGCAAAGCTTGGAATGGGAGCTGGTGTCTTGGGAACAGTGATTGTTGGGCTTTTGTTAGTATCTGTAGGTGACTGGGGTTTGGGCAAAGAGCGGCACATTTTGGTTTCATCATTTTTTGACTTTGGAACGTATCTGACCGGTTTAGAGCTTGGCTTTTTGAAGGAGCCTTTCTGCTGAAGTGgctccctctcaaaatggccacTGCTAGAAGCTGCTGTTCCTCGCTGGAATTTTGGCTCCTCTACAGATATGCTCTGCCTATACTGAGGTTTTGGCATGGCATCGGTGATACCCCTGATGGAGTTGCGCCGTGACAGCCGCGTTTCAGCTATACTAGTGTCCCGAGGTGCTGGCTTAGGTTCTGGCTTTTTTGTACAAGTGGGGGGTGCTGCTTTAGTTGACCTGGAAATAGGTACTACTTTTCTCATGCTTGCATTCTCTGATATATTCAGAGTTCTGACAGGTCTTGGGTGATTTGAAGGACCAGTGGTGGGTTTTGTAGTACCTGAAGATTTTTCTTTCAAAGAATTTCTTTTTGGCCCAAAGGCATCTTTGCTTCTTCCTGATTTTTCCTTCAGAAGACCAGGCTTGCCACTAGAGTCTTCTTTATCACTAGAAAATGAGCTCAGACCTAAGAGGGTACCATCATCTGTTTGCAGGTCACTCATAAGGTGGGCCATGGAACCATCTTTTCTGTTTACTTTGTTGACACCTAGCTTCTGATTATTTTCTTCTGACAGATCAAGTGTCAAAGAGCATTCAGATATATCTGAAACACAGAACATTGGCCTTTGTGCCTTAATTTCTGAAACATTACCATCTGAAGAGGTAGGACTATGAAGGCTGAGCCCTGGAGCTTCATTAGCATGACCTGCCCCCTTGGTAGCATGTTCATCCTTATAAGGAGCTTCTTTTGACTTTCTACATGCTGGTATTGGACGAGTTACTATACCAAGAGAGTATAAGCTTGAGTCACCCAGTGTCTCCATATCTCCTACACCAGCCTCAAAATTAACTTCAGATGTATCATCCATATTATTTCCTTCATGGAAGTCAAATTTCTGCAGCCCTGGAACAAGATCACTGTCTTCATAAGATACATCCCAGGGGGTTGTACCTGTGGCTTCCATACAAGGCACGCTGAAAGTGTAGTTGTCATTGTCAGCACTGTCTTCGTTATTACCGAAGTTAGCATGGTCATCATCTAATGCCTCAAGGTCATCTATGTGATCAGACTGAGATGGAGGCAATGGGAAGTAACTGCAGTCCATGCCTTCTTCAGGTGCCTGATTCAAGTGCAAGTCAGTCAAACCTAGATCTCCAGGCTCTTTAGATTCAGTCCAGGCTACAGTGGGCCTCGCTTGACAAGCATGTGCACGAGGAAGACTGTTGGATTTGTGTGCCTCATCACCTTTTGAGGTCTCTAGGAAAGTCAAGAGCTCCCGGTCTGCAGTGACTCCCAAAGAATGCCGAGAGCGCCTGGTGCTGGCATTTCTGTAGGAAGGGCTCTGTGGTCTATGCTGTAAGAAAGGTAGAAATTCTTCTAGTCCTCTCTTTGTCAGTGTCCCAACGTCATTTTCACTGCTGCTTCTGCCAAAAGCTCCAAGCTCACCAGCAACCGATGACCGACGTTTTTCCTCCAACTCCTTTAATCGCTGTAGCTGCTGAAACTCATGGGCCTCTCTATCCTTATTCTCCTGtttcaagacaaagaagaaaagcacaccacattttaaattatggaattattagcatttaaaaaaatagaaacaaaaaatcCCTACACACTTCTATATCCATCCTCTACGTTCGTCTGTGTGTGGCTCTAGAGTATGAATTGCCATGACAACCCTTTTCTGGTATCATACCAGATGAGTGTTTAACTAAGGCACTGGGAttacagggtttgaatccccacatggccatgaTAACCTACTGGGTGATATCTGGGAACAATTAAGCGTCTCAGACTCTACTAGATACTTCTCCTCTCCTCAACAGAGAGAACAATTTGGAATATAAAA
It includes:
- the FHDC1 gene encoding FH2 domain-containing protein 1, producing the protein MHVMNCVSLVNDKENGAISVEAGLMIGDTTDPEEQLPQPPPPPPLPPPPPCLTTDVGFSSPAGVPPPPPPPPLSLSRPSLSQLVNGHGHLSKKKRIRSFFWKTIPEEQVRGKNNIWTIGAKQNYQIDTKTIEEFFGQPEGTVPLESRSRASRRSFKDTKQEINILDAKRSMNIGIFLKQFKKSFESIIDDLHSGRSDLYSCEILRELLKLLPETEEVKKLKDFSGDISKLCQADSFMYLLIQVPNYSLRLEAMVLKKEFSPSCSALQKDMTIIRMATKELMCCEELHSILHLVLQAGNIMNAGGYAGNAVGFKLSSLLKLADTKANKPGMNLLHFVALEAQKKDRVLLNFSEKLKHVHEAARISLESIEAELHSLSTKTKSLKENIRRDSELYHQMEGFLQFAGKELKELEHWKRDLLKEAHALMDFLCEDKETMKMEECFQIFRDFCLRFSKAVKENKDREAHEFQQLQRLKELEEKRRSSVAGELGAFGRSSSENDVGTLTKRGLEEFLPFLQHRPQSPSYRNASTRRSRHSLGVTADRELLTFLETSKGDEAHKSNSLPRAHACQARPTVAWTESKEPGDLGLTDLHLNQAPEEGMDCSYFPLPPSQSDHIDDLEALDDDHANFGNNEDSADNDNYTFSVPCMEATGTTPWDVSYEDSDLVPGLQKFDFHEGNNMDDTSEVNFEAGVGDMETLGDSSLYSLGIVTRPIPACRKSKEAPYKDEHATKGAGHANEAPGLSLHSPTSSDGNVSEIKAQRPMFCVSDISECSLTLDLSEENNQKLGVNKVNRKDGSMAHLMSDLQTDDGTLLGLSSFSSDKEDSSGKPGLLKEKSGRSKDAFGPKRNSLKEKSSGTTKPTTGPSNHPRPVRTLNISENASMRKVVPISRSTKAAPPTCTKKPEPKPAPRDTSIAETRLSRRNSIRGITDAMPKPQYRQSISVEEPKFQRGTAASSSGHFEREPLQQKGSFKKPSSKPVRYVPKSKNDETKMCRSLPKPQSPTDTNKSPTITVPKTPAPIPSFARNTVASSSKCAKVDMPSTSKTPTLTRSLSQRLPRMRITAASDDANPKENGGSTLKRANSARIIKRNTDNSELLSVKAEPMPREQITMERSASLKCKDGNQTSIGKLLNHF